AGTTTCAGCAATCCAACAATTAAAAACTTCAGAGGCATTTCATTAAAAAAGCGAATAACGAGAAGAGTATAAACTATTGTATTTGATTAATGAACTTAAAATAATACTAGTAATTTTGGAGTTTACTTATGCTTGATGTGATAGTGGGGAGCCAATGATTCTTATGATATTCTATTTTCGTAGACTGATTTAATAATAGCCTACAGACTTACAATACTCTAATAAGAGTGGCATAGCTTGTATACACTATTCACAAACATAAATTGATAGCAACATATTATAGTTTTAGACATTAGAGTTTAGATAATCTATAGAGACAGAAAGCAGTCTCATTAATTTGGTCCAAAGAAAGTAAAATTTGCAAACTCACTCTTTCCTTCTTTATATGTAGCTCGCTTTAtttctttttctacttttcctACTCTCACGTTCTTTTATCactttataattacatttatgtggaaccattttttttctttttagctttAGACAGTGTTCCTAAAGGAAATTTGAGGAGGACTTTTACAAAGATAAGGAAAAAGAAGCAAGTCAAAACTTTGAGGCAATTGAGCCAACCTGACTAACCCcttcaaaaggaaaaagaaagggtAAAGCTTTAAGGCCCGTTTGTCCacaattttttcttcttttttcaaattatatatatttttaaaaatattttatccATGAAATTTTACATGATTTGAAATTTTTtagaaaatgagtttttcaaaagaCCACTTTTTCAACATTTTCAGGAATTTTTTTTCCCTACTCACAATActataatattttttcaagtgaaatatatgtcaaaatataatttcaaattccaaatataatttttcaacttaactccaaatactatttctttcaaaaattataattttatgtccaaacgcgtactaacagcttgtttggatgtatcgtattgttactttaaatacaatgtttgttttgattgttatttaaattttattgtatcgtattgtatcgTTAAATTCGTCATtacataacgacgaaatgtgtcactttatgtaatgaccgatttggtgtggtcgcttCGTTACTTTGTCTCTTTCTCTCAATCTCgcccttcattattattaaataattttattttatcgtTTACCttacttttttatataataattttaccaTGCATTAATTTTTCTTTAAGTTTATTCTTTATATTGCGGATGCGTAATATCATGAAATGATAACAAACGACACAATCTATCTAAATATTATATTTATCAAATGATACATTACAATATAATATTATGAAATAATAAGTAACAACCATCCAATGAACAAGCTGTGAGACTCGCAACGAGCGTGCCCACACTTTGGTCCTTATATTTTAACAAAGCAAAGAAGCCAATGTCTTTGTCTATCGGTCAGAAGTAAATAATATTATCACAGATTGACaacgaaagaaaagaaaaagttggAGTGTCcctcacaagaaaaacaaaggcagCATTGCTTATATCGTCCCCTTTTTATGAGTCTTTTCTTGTTGGAAGTTTCTCGTCACTATCCTCCTCTGAGAGCTTCTCTGCCCCAAAATCCGTTCAATCTCTTTTACtccctttttccttcttttagtTTGTCTCTTGCTATACCCTGATTTTCAGCTCTGTAAAAAGGACTGTTTTTATTGGTACTCTTTGAGTTTAAAAAAGACATATACTGCATATGAGATATGGATATTAGAATTTTAAGCAagttaatatatattttttgctgGGAACCATCCAGTTTCTAAATTCGGATGTGTGGGTGGGATTCTATTAAGGAACGGAATAAAAACTGTAGAGGATAGGAGAGGGCATCAACCTTGCTCCTAGATGCAAGTTAATTCAAAGTAACACAAAGcctattattttttaataacaaTTAGTGTAAACTTCGTATAAATATACATATTTGTGAAATTTTCTGTAATTGAAAAACGAGTATCCTAAGGGTTATTCGTTCACAGTCAAATAATGCGAGAAATATAACATAAGATTGTTATCGTAATAAACAACATATGGCGTGAAGATAATAATGATTTTTAAACATTACCAATTGCATAATGGTTGTTAATAGTTAATATACATTATTCTATTCAATATTCATtcctatatataaaaaaaatgcttTCATAATCACAGAAAAAAATGTATTTGAAGTTACAGTTAAAAAAGAGTATTTTGAATTTGAATGTAAAGTTTTATGTGAGAATTTAATGTTCTTATACACCAAACTAAACAACCCCTTAGGCCATCTCCAACCCTTACCTTTCTTACCTCCATTTTCTCATCCAAAATACAGTAATCTCCAAAATGCATGAAAGTTACACCAATCATTACTCTATTTTtacttcaaaaaaaatatattttattttatattcttctctcttcaatattatattattatcttttatgtaaattttattttcttatgtctattaattcaatctatcttttttttttttacatattcatcatatataatttaatataaaattattttataaaataaatttttaaataatatatgTTATTTACCGTAGTTAcaatttttatgtattttcaatttatacttttcaattttagcaacatctaatattttatattaaccaaagttaagatataaaattaatattataaagatattacataaaaataattaggtatatataaaagagataaattaaaaaaattaaataataaaaataataataaaatatacatGAATAATAATGGGAGAAATGATCAGTATCTCATATTTGGAGGAACTCTATTCATCCCAGTCTTAAAGACAAAAATGGAGAAGTGTTGAGCTCCATATGGCAAAAATTGCCCCACCATGGAGAAGTGGGGAAGGTTGGTGATGGGCTCAAGCTATTGAAAAAGTTACGGTCATTAATATCTATAGTGTAGGCTTGGAATTACTAGTCTACAACACTTAATTTTATATtggtaaaataaaaattatagtaCTACCATTAGGGGAGGACGAGACCTTTAGGCTTATAGTAGGGAACGTTGGGGAATCTTTATCTGATAAGAAAAAGGCTGTCAAATATGAAGTGTGAAGTTTATTGGATGCAACCAAATATCCTGTTAGGgctcgtttggttggaatacgatttatatcggtataagttatattgtgataagttatgctaaaattattGTTTATTCACTGTTTGGTATATTGTATTAAGCATGACAATTttataatttctaagaagaatgtataagttataacggtgctaattaccccactatctataaggtataagttattccggtATTAAAATTAACACTGTGATAACTTATATCTGATTTGCTAACCAAATAGAATATTAAAgtagtattaaatttttatatcacccctataccttcttatacctcgtaCCAAATGACTCTTGCTACGTTAAATTAACCTCTAGTCCGTAGTCTGTATATATGCAGAAGCATACGAATTACTTATTACTCttctattttttaatatttaaatcaACTGAAACTGTGCCTCTCACATGAGGATGACTCTAATTCTCCtccgaaaaatattatttgtaTCTCATATAACTTATATTAATTGTATAAGATTTTTTTTGTGTTATAAATTTATGGACCGAGTTAGAAAAATTGCCTCGTATTAAAATTTTCCTTCCCCTCTCTATATAAAACGATGAAACCAACAAAGGTCTTTGCATTATTCCTCACTCCTCAGTCTTTCCTCCCTCTCAAAAAGTAGTGAAGTTTACATCAACTCTTTGCTTTCACAGCCTAAAATCCATTTCGAAAGCTGCCTTTATTTATAGCCCCACGTTTTCACTCTCTTTGCCCATTCTGATCTCACATTTTCACCATTCTCACTTGTTGAAATCAATGGAAGCTTTTAACCTACTCAAATTCTGGCGAAATACCAGCACCGATACTGCTGCTGATGATCGGGACATTGTCTCTGAACTCGATGATTTGGACTACGTACGCAACCCGGCGATTGAAACTGATGAAGAAACCGATGACGATGAGGACTCCTTCTTCGAGTTGGTGTTTACTGGACCAGATAGACGCCCCAAAGTAGACAACAACAACCCAAAGTGCATTTCTGTTAACAGTCCCCGCAACCCTGAATCCCCCAGAGACGTTTTCTTTAAACAAAAACCCTTTGCAATCGACTCCAACTCAAAGCCTCAATCTCCGATTTGGATCCTCAAATCAGCCCCCAAGTTTCGGGTCTTCTTATTGGGCTTCAGGAAGTCTAAGCCGGAGAAAGTGGGCATTGACGATTCAGCTACGGCAAGCCCAAAGATTCAGAGCAAACGCTTTACGGCGAAATGCAAAGCGGAAGAGGTTCCGGTTCCAATGAGCCCTGTTTTTACAAGAGACAACAGTTTAAGGAGCAAACTgcagaaagagaaagaagaagatttGTCAGTTGACGAATCGTTGAAGAAGTTTATAAGAGCTGATGTGCCCAAGTATTTGAAATTGATGAAGCCTTTGTACGCCAGAGCTTCAAAAAGGTACACCGAAAAAATTGGAGTATCGCCATTGTCTTCTCCGTCGACGCAATCAATGTGCTCCTCACCCAGAAAAGCATCAGAGGAGGGAAAACAGGGGAACCGAGTTGCTGCATTTGGAGCTGTTCGTAAGCACCTAGGTAAAAGCCGGTCTGCGGCGTCTACATTTGCCGGAGCTTCACCGTCGCCGATGAACCGGAGAGACGATTCACTTCTGCAGGAGCAAAATGATGGAATCCAAGGCGCTATTCTTCATTGCAAGAGATCTTACAGCTCAGTTGCAAAAGGTACATATTATGTCCATAAAGTTTTCTATAGTGCACTTAAGTCCTTAATTTTTTCAAATTGTGTTTGGTTACTTTAGATTTGACTAATAGTAATTCTAAACTTTACAGACTGTTCGATGTTATTACCAAGATCTGGAAGTGAAGATCTGCCAAGAGCCTCTTGGGAGGAACTGAACAGATGGAGTATCTgaatagtagtaatattttgaAAGTGTAAAGATAGCGGGAATAGGAAACTAAAGGCTTTGTTCTATTCCCTTTGCTCTGCTATCATTAACTATTTTTGTTTGCATCAGTAGTATTCAGTACAAGTAGTGTTGAAAATAGAGGAAATAGGAGAGTAGTAGTAGGATATTAGAGGAGCAGTGGCTCTGAGACGTCACATGAGAACGTCCGTCCAAGTAATGAATAGTGTTTTGGTTTATGTAAAGTGACTGTAAAAGTATCTCAAATGGAAATCAGGAGATATGATTTTGTAAAGATCCACATCTTTTAAGTGTGCCTCTTCTTTCTGAGGCTTTCTGTCAAGTGTAAATTTTCAAGTTTTGTTATTATGTTTTTACGGAATCAATGTTATCATCAATGTCACTGACGTTCCAACGTTACAGCTGCTGCGAGCTGGACTGCGCATGACTTGCCTTGTGTTCTTGTTTTCTCCAGTTTAATGATTCACTTGTAGGGTGTAGCTAGAAATGGAGTGCTCCGTCTCCTTTATCTGTGAGTCAGACAAACAAGTTAGACTCATATAACTACACTCAATTTAATTCTTTCTAATACGTCCTTAATTGTTTTTTTCCCGGCTAAAGATAACTTGTTTAGCAATGCCTCCAAGGGCAGAAGTAAGAACAATATAAAATAGAAAGTAAAGTTATTTTATTTAGCTTAAAAATAGAATGTAGCATAAGTTTTGCCAAATATTTCCTTTTCCTACAATGTCTGTTGAGAATGCTATTTATAGCTAAACCTAGTGAAACATGATCCTAAGATCGatccctcttaaatgacaataaagAGGTCCATTAATGAATATGTAAAGATATGCTATGAATGCAAATATTCTCTGAAACAGCTGCCCATTTAATGCCTGaaaatattcttcattaaatACTTTTCGATGACAAATATTTAATTCTGCTCACATTGATCATGTTCCCCTTGGGGTCAGCCTGATGTTGTCACTTGCAGCTATTTTTTCCCGTCCCACTTACTACGCAATTTATTTTATACCTGTCTTCCATTCCACGTGTCACGCTATCGTTCGAGTATTAATATAAAtcaattttaccctatacagatagtccccctgtTTTCCAGTGGCATATCTTTGTGTTATTACGAAGTTGGTGAAGATTTCTTTCTTAGCAGAAAAACTTCTGAAATCCTTGTGAACAGTCTCTGACACTTGAAAGGACGCATGTCTTCTCGTATTTATTTCCCTAAACACGTGTTGCCCCACGATTTCGCAATATTTTTGTCACTTATTGAGGTAATCATGACCGTAATTTTTGTCGTCTATATCTTTACTTATACTCATTATTTTACCACTTTCACTTCTAAAACTTTTACAAGTTCGTTATCTTCTTTGCATTTATCCTTCTTCTCTTCTGCTCTCATCTCGTTCCGACTTTCTTCAAAATGTCCATCACTATTTTGCTAACATGGCTTCTTTTACCGAGTCTTTCAAAACCTCTAGTCTTTTCTTCGGTGGGAGCCCGAAGAGAAGCAAATATAAAGAGGTGGATGCCGATACTGATCCTCCTACGGTAAGCACCATTATCCCTAAATATCTGAACACCGTCAACGACTTCCAAGAGAAGTTTCCCTCCGCATCTTCGCGGACTTGGCCATTAGCAGGTATACTTTCTCTATCTGCCCTTCTTATATTCTTACTGTGAAGGAAGACTGTAACTGCTCGGACCTTAACGTCATTTCTCCTTACCTGATAGAGCAGGTTACCTTCACCAAGGAAGATTTTACGTATGTCTATACATATCCTTTCACTTTGGGCCCATTTTCTTTGAGCAGGGGGTTGACCCTGTAGTCTTGGAATTCTACCATCGGTACTAGGTTTGCTTGGCACAAAGTAGGACCCTAAATATGGCAAATGCTGGTTTGCCTACGTCGGTTATGCATCGAGACTGGGAAAACCCTAACTCTAGCGCATATGATGAATCTTTACTCCCCAAAGATTTTCCGTGGGGGAGTAATCAATTTTAGCAAACGTGGCCACCACGCTCTTCTCACAAGTGTGGATGATGACAATAACCCTAGGTGGATGGAGCAGTTTGTTATCATTGCTACCAAGGGTATCCGGCCATAACTCCATCTTTCTGAATTGTGGAATCATTCACGTAAGTTTGTAATTCATTCGCCCTTTTTCTTTGTAAAAAGACCGTCTCCCGACGTTGTTGACCTTTTTGTCTCAGTTGTTGCAGCTACTCAGTGGACACCTCAAGGGTTCAAGGACTTGACCGATGGGTTCAGAGGATTCTGGTTATCATAATCCAAAAACTCGTCGGTGGAAGGAGATGGCCCCAAAATATGAGTGGAAGGCCAAGCACCACGGTAAACTGAGTTCTTTTTTCTTGTGTCTCTTTCTTTCTTATGTCTTTTACATGAGTGGATTTGCTAACTAAATCTTTTGCTTGTTTCAGGTCTCCCACATGGCTCTGTCACTTGCCCCCAAGTGGACGTTTTGGCTGACCGCGTGGAGGCTGCAAAAGTACTACAAAGTGCC
This sequence is a window from Nicotiana sylvestris chromosome 3, ASM39365v2, whole genome shotgun sequence. Protein-coding genes within it:
- the LOC104235255 gene encoding probable membrane-associated kinase regulator 2 — encoded protein: MEAFNLLKFWRNTSTDTAADDRDIVSELDDLDYVRNPAIETDEETDDDEDSFFELVFTGPDRRPKVDNNNPKCISVNSPRNPESPRDVFFKQKPFAIDSNSKPQSPIWILKSAPKFRVFLLGFRKSKPEKVGIDDSATASPKIQSKRFTAKCKAEEVPVPMSPVFTRDNSLRSKLQKEKEEDLSVDESLKKFIRADVPKYLKLMKPLYARASKRYTEKIGVSPLSSPSTQSMCSSPRKASEEGKQGNRVAAFGAVRKHLGKSRSAASTFAGASPSPMNRRDDSLLQEQNDGIQGAILHCKRSYSSVAKDCSMLLPRSGSEDLPRASWEELNRWSI